Proteins from a genomic interval of Dasania marina DSM 21967:
- the hexR gene encoding transcriptional regulator HexR, translated as MKPRNIIKIIENCEPNLRKSERKVADYVLANPSEVIHRRIVDLASAADVSEPTVVRFCRAIGCSGFQDFKVLLAQHIAHNSQYQEFSLHESDSAREYTNKVFDSTIDTLKRVRDSIDVYTIEQAVAALMLARRVEFYGFGASSPVATDAQHKFFRLQIPSSAYSDPHIQAMSAMSLTDEDVVVAISQTGRTQILLDGMALVKESGATIIGLAPSNTPVALECDIPLHIDVEEDTENYTPLPSRIAHMAVIDILAVGVSKAKGPAIGEHLQKVNRGLQSLRKTK; from the coding sequence GTGAAGCCACGTAATATTATTAAAATTATTGAAAACTGTGAGCCCAATTTGCGCAAATCTGAGCGCAAAGTAGCCGATTATGTACTAGCCAACCCCAGCGAGGTCATACACCGCCGCATCGTCGACCTAGCCAGCGCCGCCGATGTCAGCGAGCCCACCGTGGTGCGCTTTTGTCGCGCCATAGGTTGCAGCGGCTTTCAGGATTTTAAGGTATTACTGGCGCAACACATCGCCCACAACTCCCAGTATCAGGAGTTTAGCCTGCACGAATCAGACTCGGCGCGGGAATACACCAACAAGGTCTTTGACTCCACCATAGACACCCTCAAACGGGTGCGCGATAGCATAGACGTATACACCATAGAGCAGGCCGTGGCCGCCTTAATGCTGGCCAGACGGGTAGAGTTTTATGGCTTTGGTGCCTCCAGCCCAGTGGCCACCGATGCTCAACACAAGTTTTTCCGCCTGCAAATTCCATCCTCAGCCTATTCCGACCCCCATATTCAGGCTATGTCGGCGATGTCGCTGACCGATGAGGATGTAGTGGTCGCCATTTCGCAAACGGGCCGTACCCAGATACTGTTAGATGGTATGGCCCTAGTTAAAGAATCGGGCGCTACCATCATAGGCCTAGCCCCCAGTAACACGCCGGTGGCACTGGAATGCGATATCCCACTGCATATAGATGTAGAGGAAGACACCGAAAACTACACCCCGCTACCCTCACGCATCGCCCATATGGCGGTTATAGATATACTGGCCGTGGGCGTATCTAAGGCCAAGGGGCCGGCCATAGGCGAGCACTTGCAGAAGGTTAACCGCGGGTTACAATCATTACGCAAAACAAAATAG
- the uvrD gene encoding DNA helicase II: MDVSHILNDLNDAQRQAVAAPPSNMLILAGAGSGKTRVLVHRIAWLIQAENMAPQAILAVTFTNKAAREMRERIDELLSIPTRSMWVGTFHGLAHRLLKAHWQEAGLPQNFQILDSDDQLRIVKRIHKELALDESRWPPKQSQWFINGQKDEGKRAAHMEVYGNDLYQKTMLAVYQQYEQACERQGVVDFAELLLRAHELWLKNPKLLAHYQQRFQHLLVDEFQDTNAVQYAWLRVLAGKQIPIAAVGDDDQSIYGWRGAKIENIQQFSQDFVNTQVIRLEQNYRSTSTILGAANAVIANNTERLGKELWTDGGEGDLISLYTAFNEQDEARFVVERIEEWVNQGGLRAQSAILYRSNAQSRVLEEALIRAGMPYRIYGGQRFYDRLEIKNALAYMRLINNRHDDTAIERAINTPTRGIGGKTVDVVRSYAREHGSSMWQALAKVVEQKLLPARASNALLAFADLIDTLGNDNDELSLEDLADEVIKRSGLIDFHKKEKGEKGQARVENLQELVVAAKQFVASDEALSPLQQFLDEAALDAGEQQADEHEDSVQLMTLHSSKGLEFPLVCLVGMEENLFPHKMSMDEASGIEEERRLCYVGITRAMQKLYISYAESRRMYGNENFNAPSRFIREIPTEYVEEVRLNTTISRPASYAPAVNGHGFEITGTGMSLGQMVYHQIFGSGTVVNFEGQGSSARVQVNFDDEGSKWLVLQYANLEAL, from the coding sequence ATGGATGTTTCTCATATACTCAATGATTTAAACGACGCGCAACGGCAAGCTGTTGCTGCGCCACCTTCTAATATGCTGATTTTGGCGGGGGCGGGCAGTGGTAAAACCCGCGTGCTGGTGCACCGCATCGCCTGGTTAATACAGGCCGAGAATATGGCCCCGCAGGCCATACTGGCGGTGACCTTCACCAATAAAGCCGCCCGCGAAATGCGCGAGCGTATAGATGAGTTATTATCTATACCTACCCGCAGCATGTGGGTGGGCACCTTTCACGGCCTGGCGCACCGCTTGTTAAAAGCCCATTGGCAAGAGGCGGGGCTGCCGCAAAATTTCCAAATACTGGACTCCGACGATCAGCTGCGCATTGTTAAACGCATACACAAAGAGCTGGCGCTGGATGAATCGCGCTGGCCGCCCAAGCAATCACAGTGGTTTATTAACGGCCAAAAAGATGAAGGCAAGCGCGCCGCGCATATGGAGGTGTACGGCAACGACCTCTATCAAAAAACCATGTTGGCGGTGTATCAGCAATACGAGCAGGCCTGCGAGCGTCAGGGGGTAGTGGATTTTGCCGAGCTATTATTACGCGCCCACGAGCTATGGTTGAAAAACCCGAAATTACTGGCGCATTACCAGCAGCGCTTTCAGCATCTGTTAGTAGACGAGTTTCAAGATACCAATGCCGTGCAATACGCCTGGCTGCGGGTGTTGGCGGGCAAGCAAATCCCTATCGCCGCAGTGGGCGATGACGATCAGTCTATCTATGGCTGGCGCGGGGCCAAAATTGAAAATATCCAGCAGTTCTCGCAAGACTTCGTCAACACCCAAGTGATACGGCTAGAGCAAAACTATCGCTCCACCTCTACCATACTGGGGGCGGCCAATGCTGTTATCGCCAATAACACCGAGCGTCTAGGTAAGGAGCTATGGACCGACGGTGGTGAAGGTGATTTGATCTCTTTATACACCGCCTTTAACGAGCAGGACGAAGCGCGCTTTGTGGTAGAGCGCATAGAAGAGTGGGTTAATCAGGGCGGTTTACGCGCGCAGTCGGCCATATTATACCGATCCAACGCTCAATCGCGGGTATTAGAGGAAGCGTTAATTCGCGCCGGTATGCCCTACCGTATCTACGGTGGCCAGCGCTTCTACGACCGCCTAGAAATCAAAAACGCCTTGGCCTATATGCGGCTAATTAATAATCGCCACGACGATACCGCGATAGAGCGAGCCATTAACACGCCCACTCGCGGCATAGGCGGTAAAACCGTGGATGTGGTGCGCAGCTATGCCCGCGAACACGGCAGCTCTATGTGGCAGGCCTTGGCCAAGGTGGTGGAGCAAAAGTTATTACCTGCCAGGGCCAGTAATGCCTTGCTGGCCTTTGCCGACTTAATCGATACCTTGGGTAACGACAATGATGAGCTAAGCTTAGAGGATCTAGCCGATGAAGTGATTAAACGCTCGGGGCTAATAGACTTTCACAAAAAAGAAAAAGGCGAGAAGGGCCAGGCGCGAGTAGAAAACCTACAAGAGCTGGTGGTAGCGGCAAAGCAATTTGTGGCTAGCGACGAAGCGCTGTCACCGCTGCAGCAATTTTTGGATGAAGCGGCGCTGGATGCCGGTGAGCAACAGGCCGACGAACACGAAGACAGTGTGCAGTTAATGACTTTGCACTCTTCGAAGGGCTTGGAATTTCCGCTGGTATGCTTAGTGGGCATGGAGGAGAACCTATTCCCCCATAAAATGTCCATGGACGAGGCCTCGGGGATAGAGGAGGAGCGCAGGCTCTGCTATGTGGGTATTACCCGCGCCATGCAAAAGTTGTATATCAGCTATGCGGAGTCGCGCCGCATGTATGGTAACGAAAACTTTAATGCGCCCTCGCGTTTTATCCGCGAGATACCCACAGAGTATGTGGAAGAGGTGCGTTTAAATACCACCATCAGTCGCCCGGCCAGTTATGCGCCAGCGGTTAATGGCCACGGATTTGAAATTACTGGCACCGGTATGAGCTTAGGGCAGATGGTTTATCATCAAATATTTGGTAGTGGTACGGTGGTGAATTTTGAAGGCCAGGGCAGTAGCGCCAGGGTGCAGGTTAATTTTGATGATGAAGGCAGCAAGTGGTTGGTGCTGCAGTATGCGAATTTAGAAGCTTTATAG
- a CDS encoding TRAP transporter substrate-binding protein: MKTNRKLSPLIILTLVALLVAVSWLLVLERSSKIIAKHDQSAEQQQTSQEVIEWKLVTSWPKNFPGLGNGPEVFAKAVARASNGRLKIRVYGAGELVPALGVFDAVSQGTVQMGHSGAYYWKGKAQAATFFTSIPFGMNAQEMNGWLHYGGGLELWQELYAPFNIIPMAGGNSGVQMGGWFNKEINSLEDIKGLKMRIPGMGGEIFSRVGGTVVNLPGGELYTALQTGVIDATEWVGPYNDKAFGLHEVAKYYYYPGWHEPGSNLEFLINKTAFETLPKDLQAIVKIAGRYANQDMLDEYTARNNAALVALSENPNISIRRFPDDVLKALKTATEQYMQEIIQQDAMTKKVYQSWKTFADGVKNYHHISEQAYINARDL, from the coding sequence ATGAAAACAAATCGAAAGCTTAGCCCGCTTATTATTCTGACCTTAGTTGCCTTGTTAGTCGCGGTAAGTTGGTTGCTGGTGTTAGAGCGTAGCTCAAAAATTATTGCCAAGCATGATCAAAGCGCCGAGCAACAACAAACCTCCCAAGAGGTGATAGAGTGGAAGCTGGTTACCTCTTGGCCGAAAAATTTTCCTGGCTTAGGTAATGGCCCAGAGGTATTTGCCAAGGCGGTAGCACGGGCCAGCAACGGCCGCTTAAAAATACGCGTTTACGGTGCCGGTGAATTAGTACCTGCGCTGGGTGTGTTTGATGCGGTGTCGCAGGGCACGGTACAAATGGGTCACTCAGGCGCTTACTACTGGAAGGGCAAAGCGCAGGCGGCTACGTTTTTTACCAGTATCCCCTTTGGTATGAACGCCCAGGAGATGAACGGCTGGCTGCACTACGGTGGTGGCTTAGAGTTGTGGCAGGAGCTGTACGCCCCCTTTAATATCATTCCCATGGCTGGGGGCAACTCCGGCGTGCAAATGGGCGGTTGGTTTAATAAAGAAATTAATTCCCTTGAAGACATAAAAGGTTTAAAAATGCGCATACCCGGTATGGGTGGCGAAATATTTAGTCGTGTTGGGGGTACCGTGGTGAACTTGCCTGGCGGCGAGCTCTATACCGCTTTGCAAACCGGGGTAATAGACGCCACCGAATGGGTGGGGCCCTATAATGATAAGGCCTTTGGTTTACATGAAGTGGCAAAATATTATTACTATCCGGGCTGGCACGAGCCGGGATCTAATTTGGAGTTTTTAATTAATAAGACCGCCTTTGAGACCTTGCCCAAAGATTTACAGGCTATTGTTAAAATTGCTGGCCGCTATGCCAATCAAGATATGTTAGATGAGTACACCGCTAGAAATAATGCCGCCTTGGTGGCGCTGAGTGAAAACCCTAACATCAGCATACGCCGCTTTCCCGACGACGTACTCAAGGCGTTAAAAACAGCCACAGAGCAGTATATGCAAGAAATTATTCAACAAGATGCCATGACTAAAAAGGTGTACCAATCTTGGAAAACCTTTGCCGATGGCGTTAAAAATTATCACCATATTTCAGAGCAGGCCTATATCAATGCTAGAGACTTATAA
- a CDS encoding ATP-dependent zinc protease yields MSALSQLLKLLLLSLCVSACSFFELQPEPIPAPVVKEQEQQQAEPPLAAEKVIHSCEQPIVREVITYVEKECPGKKKAIVKKAKLQANAKVVVGRVEYVTIDNNDIAIKSRIDTGAKTSSLNAQDLSEFERDGKKWVRFAVLNPNNQEKIYFEKKIVRFVRIKQIGPDFERRPVVKLPLQLGTVNENIELTLTDRSDYLYQVLVGRNYLLDRFLVDVSQKYTAKK; encoded by the coding sequence ATGAGCGCACTAAGCCAGTTACTAAAACTGCTGCTGCTGTCCTTATGTGTTTCCGCGTGTAGCTTTTTTGAGCTGCAACCAGAACCCATACCGGCGCCGGTAGTTAAAGAGCAAGAGCAACAACAGGCAGAGCCACCGCTGGCTGCTGAAAAAGTAATACACAGCTGTGAGCAGCCCATAGTTAGAGAGGTAATTACCTATGTAGAAAAGGAATGCCCGGGCAAAAAAAAGGCCATTGTTAAAAAAGCTAAGTTGCAAGCCAATGCCAAAGTCGTTGTGGGTAGAGTGGAATACGTCACTATAGATAACAACGATATTGCTATCAAATCGCGTATAGATACCGGCGCAAAAACCTCCTCACTCAACGCGCAAGACTTGTCTGAGTTTGAACGCGATGGTAAAAAATGGGTGCGCTTTGCCGTGCTCAACCCCAATAATCAAGAAAAAATATACTTTGAGAAAAAGATTGTACGCTTTGTGCGAATTAAACAAATCGGCCCTGATTTTGAGCGCAGGCCAGTGGTTAAGCTGCCCCTGCAACTGGGTACTGTTAATGAAAATATAGAGCTAACCTTAACCGATAGAAGCGATTATCTGTATCAGGTACTAGTAGGGCGAAATTATTTATTAGACCGTTTTTTAGTAGACGTTAGCCAAAAATACACAGCTAAAAAATAG
- a CDS encoding inactive transglutaminase family protein: protein MSPRAQVYLLGLLLILMGLGLMTYKSEMLSMPVSPGEYATVWTVEAKVGFDAQGGAVKVSLALPRNQNNMEVIEEIFSSSGYGFNIYDNAGHRRAEWTKRMASGKQTLYYKLDVHKRPSGEGLPELDANILRAKPNWQGERQEALRNAAASIINNSWQSSADKESFTTQLLKAMNDKNNNDARLIHNKLLEKETVDLALDLLALAEIPAHIIRGIYLEDDRNRMSSDALVEIYDGNKWLVFSTKTGVKGLPDNFLVWQRGDVSMIDVEGGSHSAVTFSVLANDVPARKVALEQMGGEQAALLDYSIYSLPIEQQSVFKFILLVPIGALMVIFLRVVIGIRTAGTFMPVLLAIAFIQTHLLNGVLIFLLILSIGLFVRSYLSRLDLLLVARIAAVVVIVVCLMSFISIVSFKLGVEQALTVTFFPMIIIAWTIEHMSILWEDDGPMEVLIQTAGSLAVAILCYLAMTNHYIEHWMFNFPELLFTLLGMIIILGHYTGYRASELIRFRYMRRS from the coding sequence ATGTCGCCACGTGCTCAGGTTTACCTATTAGGTCTATTGCTCATCTTGATGGGTTTAGGGTTGATGACCTATAAGAGCGAAATGCTAAGCATGCCTGTTAGCCCCGGCGAGTACGCTACCGTGTGGACAGTGGAGGCTAAGGTAGGCTTTGATGCACAAGGGGGCGCGGTTAAAGTGTCGCTGGCCTTGCCACGCAATCAAAACAATATGGAAGTGATAGAAGAAATTTTTAGCAGCTCAGGCTATGGCTTTAATATATACGACAATGCCGGCCATAGGCGCGCCGAATGGACTAAGCGCATGGCCAGCGGTAAACAAACGCTGTATTACAAATTAGATGTACACAAGCGTCCTTCAGGTGAAGGTTTGCCGGAATTGGACGCCAATATCTTGCGCGCTAAACCTAACTGGCAGGGTGAGCGACAAGAGGCTCTGCGCAATGCGGCAGCCTCTATTATTAACAACAGCTGGCAGTCTTCGGCCGATAAAGAAAGTTTTACCACTCAGCTGTTAAAGGCAATGAATGACAAAAACAATAACGACGCTAGGTTAATACACAATAAACTATTAGAGAAAGAAACCGTAGACCTAGCTTTAGACCTGCTGGCTTTGGCTGAAATCCCCGCCCATATCATTCGCGGGATCTATCTGGAAGATGATAGAAACCGAATGAGTTCTGATGCCTTGGTAGAAATTTATGATGGTAATAAATGGTTAGTGTTTTCCACGAAAACGGGTGTCAAAGGCCTGCCCGATAACTTCTTGGTATGGCAGCGCGGCGACGTGTCCATGATAGACGTAGAGGGTGGCAGCCATTCGGCAGTGACTTTTTCGGTATTGGCGAATGATGTGCCCGCCCGCAAGGTAGCCTTGGAACAAATGGGTGGTGAACAAGCGGCCCTGTTAGATTACTCCATTTATAGCTTGCCCATAGAGCAGCAAAGCGTTTTTAAATTTATCTTATTAGTGCCTATAGGCGCATTAATGGTGATTTTTTTACGGGTAGTCATTGGTATACGCACGGCGGGTACTTTTATGCCGGTATTGCTGGCCATAGCGTTTATACAAACCCATTTGCTAAACGGTGTGCTGATCTTTTTGTTAATACTGAGCATAGGTTTGTTTGTGCGTTCGTATCTAAGTAGGCTGGATTTATTGCTGGTAGCGCGTATAGCGGCAGTGGTGGTGATTGTTGTTTGCTTAATGTCGTTTATCAGCATTGTCAGTTTTAAGTTAGGCGTAGAGCAGGCGTTAACAGTGACTTTTTTCCCCATGATAATTATTGCCTGGACTATAGAGCATATGTCGATACTGTGGGAGGACGATGGCCCCATGGAAGTACTAATACAAACAGCCGGTAGTTTGGCGGTGGCGATACTCTGCTACCTAGCAATGACCAATCACTATATAGAGCATTGGATGTTTAACTTCCCCGAATTGCTGTTCACTCTATTAGGCATGATTATTATTTTGGGCCACTATACCGGCTACCGAGCATCAGAGCTGATACGCTTTCGTTATATGAGGCGCTCATAA
- a CDS encoding alpha-L-glutamate ligase-like protein translates to MMFVWPKELKALGLLGMNSRNINYIARHNPRHLYPIVDNKLLTKTAALAAGIRVPELLGVIESNHELRKLPEMLAPLNQFVIKPTRGSGGKGILVISDREFDFFLKTSGSKILQSDIRRHVNNILSGLYSLGGKPDKAMIEAMIHYDDVFNEYTYEGVPDLRIIVYKGFPIMAMLRCATHSSDGRANLHQGAIGVGIDIQTGKSLYAVQHGKRIIEHPDTGKNFSELCIPYWPEIMRLAAGCYEMTGLGYIGCDIVIDKHQGPMILELNARPGLAIQLACGLGLAKRLTFIDRLDKELMEQDADNRVSFVMANQLG, encoded by the coding sequence ATGATGTTTGTTTGGCCCAAAGAGCTAAAAGCGCTGGGCTTATTAGGCATGAATAGCCGCAATATTAATTATATTGCTAGACATAACCCCCGCCATTTATACCCGATAGTTGATAATAAGCTACTCACCAAAACAGCTGCCTTGGCAGCAGGCATACGCGTGCCAGAATTATTAGGGGTGATAGAAAGCAACCATGAGTTGCGCAAGTTGCCTGAGATGTTAGCACCATTAAACCAGTTTGTGATTAAACCCACCCGAGGCAGTGGTGGTAAAGGTATATTGGTAATTAGTGATCGTGAGTTTGATTTTTTTCTTAAAACCAGCGGTAGTAAAATTTTACAAAGCGATATCCGTAGACATGTGAATAATATTTTAAGTGGTCTCTATAGTTTGGGCGGCAAGCCCGATAAGGCGATGATAGAGGCGATGATTCACTACGATGATGTGTTTAATGAGTACACCTACGAGGGTGTGCCGGACCTGCGCATAATAGTTTATAAAGGCTTTCCCATTATGGCCATGCTGCGTTGCGCCACGCACTCTTCTGATGGTCGCGCTAATTTGCATCAGGGTGCGATAGGGGTAGGCATAGATATACAAACGGGTAAAAGTCTTTATGCGGTGCAACACGGTAAACGTATTATCGAACATCCCGATACCGGCAAAAACTTTAGTGAGTTATGTATTCCGTATTGGCCAGAAATTATGCGCTTAGCTGCTGGCTGTTATGAGATGACCGGATTGGGATATATAGGCTGCGATATAGTGATAGATAAACATCAAGGTCCCATGATACTAGAGCTAAATGCTAGGCCAGGTTTGGCCATACAGCTGGCCTGCGGCCTAGGTTTAGCCAAGCGGCTCACATTTATTGATCGCTTAGATAAAGAGCTTATGGAACAAGATGCGGATAATCGAGTCTCTTTTGTGATGGCCAATCAGCTAGGTTAA
- a CDS encoding glutathione S-transferase family protein has protein sequence MITVYGTPHSRSMRITWMLEELQLAYEFVPIDFSKGEHRSESFLALNSAGKVPVIKLDNFVMTESAAIVSHLAELYSNGQLIPAAASEQKARYQQWCYFALCELEQPLWTMAKHRFALAKEWRVPAVIDTGAWEFQQALALLSAGLADKPYILGDDFSAADILIAHTLLWAEAFQQPLAADNIQDYLQRCKQRPAFNRAVQKETVT, from the coding sequence ATGATTACAGTATACGGTACGCCACATAGCCGCAGCATGCGCATAACCTGGATGTTAGAAGAGTTACAATTAGCCTATGAGTTTGTGCCTATAGATTTTAGTAAAGGCGAACATCGCAGTGAATCTTTTTTAGCGCTAAATTCAGCGGGGAAGGTGCCGGTTATAAAGCTGGATAATTTTGTTATGACAGAGTCGGCAGCCATAGTAAGTCACTTGGCTGAGCTGTACAGCAACGGTCAATTAATACCTGCTGCTGCCAGTGAACAAAAAGCGCGGTATCAGCAGTGGTGTTATTTTGCACTCTGTGAATTAGAGCAGCCGCTGTGGACTATGGCTAAGCATCGCTTTGCTTTAGCAAAAGAATGGCGAGTACCAGCGGTAATCGATACTGGGGCCTGGGAGTTTCAACAAGCACTGGCTTTATTAAGTGCGGGCCTAGCCGACAAACCTTATATATTGGGAGATGACTTTTCTGCCGCCGATATATTAATTGCGCATACCTTACTATGGGCCGAGGCCTTTCAGCAGCCTCTAGCCGCGGACAATATCCAAGACTATTTACAGCGCTGTAAACAACGTCCGGCATTCAACCGCGCCGTGCAAAAAGAAACTGTCACCTAA
- a CDS encoding succinylglutamate desuccinylase/aspartoacylase domain-containing protein: protein MLKKSLKKPFFVITVSLVALATTGLLQAESPVVSTQQSSAEASAQSPTIDSTQPAPRPKKPKQAAKPVDLAQPITIEEIVPPPVKEDEASAKAAPRKKQKAIVVAKPAKLEEVVEEPSIIVKPEPAAQPTTTPAPPVVLIKKPQDSSAPKLVQQTSPQSAGNVSDAAVVVDQQQETATAMLPAIELSLNIAKKQQDDGYEPLVILDTEIPLATATRLAWTPDQSFKGIAVPTPVLVVHGAKPGPVVCLTAAIHGDELNGIEIVRRVLYNLKPEKLTGTVIGVPIVNLQGFHRNSRYLADRRDLNRYFPGNPAGSSASRLAHSFFNEVIAHCDALVDLHTGSFYRTNLPQLRANTKNPEVLALAKQFGATVIVHGKGAPGTLRWAAVKAGIPAVTLEAGESMRLQVAAVEHGVKGIETLLEQKNMLHSLKFWKTTEAIYKQTLWVRADQGGILFSRVSEGAQVKPGDILGVVTDPITNVSSEIIAPFKGRVIGMALNQVVMPGFATFHLGIEAANMIQPQEIDEYNGVDSELSTETVDETITELEDFN, encoded by the coding sequence ATGTTAAAAAAATCGTTAAAAAAACCGTTTTTTGTAATAACTGTTAGCCTTGTCGCTTTGGCTACCACTGGCTTACTACAAGCCGAGTCGCCGGTCGTGAGTACTCAGCAAAGCAGCGCAGAAGCTAGTGCTCAGTCACCGACTATTGATAGCACACAGCCAGCGCCGCGACCCAAAAAACCTAAGCAGGCAGCCAAACCTGTAGATTTGGCACAACCTATAACTATAGAAGAGATTGTCCCGCCACCCGTTAAAGAGGATGAAGCTAGCGCTAAGGCCGCACCACGAAAAAAACAAAAAGCGATAGTGGTGGCTAAACCGGCAAAGTTAGAAGAGGTGGTTGAAGAGCCGAGCATTATTGTTAAGCCAGAACCTGCAGCGCAGCCGACGACTACGCCAGCGCCACCTGTTGTGCTCATAAAAAAACCACAAGATAGTAGTGCCCCAAAGCTCGTTCAGCAAACCAGCCCTCAGTCAGCCGGCAATGTCTCTGACGCCGCTGTGGTTGTTGATCAGCAACAAGAAACAGCTACCGCAATGTTACCGGCGATAGAGTTATCATTAAATATTGCTAAAAAGCAGCAGGACGATGGTTATGAGCCTCTGGTTATTTTAGATACGGAAATCCCCCTGGCGACAGCTACACGTTTAGCTTGGACGCCCGACCAATCCTTTAAAGGCATAGCGGTACCTACACCCGTATTGGTGGTGCATGGCGCTAAACCGGGGCCTGTGGTGTGCTTAACCGCGGCCATACACGGCGATGAACTCAACGGTATAGAAATCGTCAGGCGGGTTCTGTATAACTTAAAACCTGAAAAATTAACCGGCACCGTCATCGGTGTGCCCATCGTTAATTTACAGGGTTTTCACCGCAACTCCCGTTACTTGGCTGACCGCCGTGATTTAAACCGTTACTTTCCCGGCAATCCTGCCGGTAGCTCAGCATCGCGTTTGGCCCATTCTTTTTTTAATGAAGTGATTGCCCACTGTGATGCGCTGGTAGATTTACATACTGGCTCTTTTTATCGTACCAATCTGCCACAGCTGCGCGCCAATACTAAAAACCCTGAGGTGTTAGCTTTGGCCAAACAGTTTGGCGCAACGGTTATTGTGCATGGCAAGGGCGCGCCGGGCACTTTGCGTTGGGCGGCGGTAAAAGCCGGCATACCTGCGGTAACTTTGGAGGCTGGCGAGTCCATGCGTTTACAAGTGGCAGCGGTAGAGCATGGGGTGAAGGGCATAGAAACGCTGCTAGAGCAAAAAAATATGCTGCACAGCTTAAAGTTTTGGAAAACCACAGAAGCCATTTATAAACAAACTCTGTGGGTACGTGCCGATCAAGGGGGTATTTTATTTAGCCGCGTTAGCGAAGGTGCTCAGGTTAAGCCCGGTGATATATTAGGGGTGGTTACCGATCCCATTACCAACGTCAGTAGTGAAATCATTGCGCCGTTTAAAGGCCGAGTTATAGGCATGGCTTTAAATCAGGTAGTAATGCCGGGCTTCGCTACTTTTCATTTAGGTATAGAGGCGGCCAATATGATACAGCCCCAGGAAATCGATGAATATAATGGCGTAGACTCAGAGTTGAGCACTGAAACCGTCGATGAAACGATTACCGAGCTGGAAGATTTTAATTAG
- a CDS encoding PilZ domain-containing protein has translation MLTQPSTLAIPVNSARVNSGFTYHFRELYMANKGNPTASEPSNKPISPASMLAKLNLGATVQVSSLDGSLTYLTRLIGVDSNKVLITALPTPKQMKKESVDAVYDNIFFPEKVFVMRLIAQGYIFAFQSQVIAVNYSGSKLLLSSFPKNIQSQPLRSDARLPCALSTSCQYKEQTFAAVITDISKGGCQIQFDPSLFSGAVDTLKDQTLQLTLRFHPGTEIENLNTNVSSVNKITNHEVTIGLSFVEAEPSVNHYLESLQLGELSSIFL, from the coding sequence ATGTTAACACAGCCGTCAACACTGGCGATTCCAGTGAATTCCGCTAGGGTTAATAGTGGTTTTACCTATCACTTTAGAGAATTATATATGGCCAACAAGGGTAACCCTACCGCCTCTGAGCCCAGCAATAAACCGATCAGCCCGGCCAGTATGCTAGCAAAACTAAACCTAGGCGCCACCGTACAGGTATCCAGTTTAGACGGATCGTTAACATACCTCACTCGCCTAATAGGCGTAGACAGCAACAAGGTTTTAATTACTGCGCTACCTACGCCCAAGCAAATGAAAAAAGAAAGCGTGGACGCGGTCTACGATAATATATTTTTTCCTGAAAAAGTTTTTGTGATGCGACTGATAGCACAAGGCTATATTTTTGCCTTTCAATCACAGGTTATCGCCGTTAATTACAGTGGCAGTAAATTATTGCTGAGCAGCTTCCCTAAAAACATACAAAGCCAACCCCTAAGAAGTGATGCTCGCCTACCCTGCGCACTATCCACTAGCTGCCAGTATAAAGAGCAAACATTTGCCGCGGTGATAACTGATATCAGCAAGGGAGGCTGCCAGATACAATTTGACCCCAGCTTGTTCTCAGGCGCTGTGGACACATTAAAAGACCAAACCCTGCAACTGACTCTGCGTTTTCACCCAGGTACTGAAATTGAAAATCTCAACACTAACGTTTCCTCCGTCAACAAAATCACTAACCACGAAGTGACTATAGGGCTAAGTTTTGTTGAGGCTGAGCCCTCGGTTAATCACTACCTAGAGTCTTTACAATTAGGTGAATTGTCTTCTATCTTTTTGTAA